Proteins from a genomic interval of Diospyros lotus cultivar Yz01 chromosome 6, ASM1463336v1, whole genome shotgun sequence:
- the LOC127803055 gene encoding uncharacterized protein At3g27210-like, translating to MGTCASNMKHRLSFDSKPDNVVTPSPIKDKMLLSGHRPGGGGVTVPVRDFGGKEETFFDSQPWLESDCEDDFFSVKGDFTPSCGSTPVHWSSTAGSPRVDRGLFGDKKPVSTLEPSPTDKKKKLAELFREGLKGDQDADQNGANVMGEAKTTIIGLPPRSADGTPFVSGAASACSNEIPDGVCEPDKSVQCCLPRMHLSRSLSERKKKTRPPTGSIG from the exons ATGGGGACCTGTGCTTCGAACATGAAGCACCGACTATCGTTCGACTCTAAGCCGGACAACGTCGTTACTCCGTCACCGATTAAAGACAAAATGCTTCTCAGCGGCCACCGTCCCGGCGGGGGAGGGGTCACGGTGCCTGTTCGTGATTTCG GTGGAAAAGAGGAGACTTTTTTTGATTCCCAACCCTGGCTGGAGTCAGATTGTGAAGATGATTTCTTCAGTGTGAAGGGTG ATTTTACCCCATCTTGTGGTAGCACTCCAGTCCACTGGAGCTCTACTGCAGGGTCTCCACGAGTTGATAGAGGCCTTTTTGGTGACAAGAAACCTGTTTCCACACTCGAACCATCCCCAACTGACAAGAAGAAAAAACTAGCTGAACTTTTTCGAGAGGGCTTAAAGGGTGACCAAGATGCTGACCAGAATGGAGCGAATGTAATGGGGGAAGCTAAGACGACCATAATTGGCCTCCCTCCAAGATCTGCAGATGGCACGCCTTTTGTATCTGGAGCTGCCTCTGCTTGCAGCAATGAGATTCCTGATGGAGTATGCGAACCGGACAAGTCTGTGCAGTGTTGTTTACCAAGAATGCATTTAAGCCGCAGCCTTAgtgaaaggaagaagaagacaagacCACCTACAGGTAGCATTGGTTAA